Proteins from a single region of Apium graveolens cultivar Ventura chromosome 7, ASM990537v1, whole genome shotgun sequence:
- the LOC141673407 gene encoding uncharacterized protein LOC141673407, with the protein MGKSQEATATSCELRIIRARNVEFNSSESLFVRCYMSAGNNKRVRFESRDVSSSNMVWNQSFSLDCSGTKQSMSNMLLEGTIIFELRQRSTGISFFGTTGKSQLLGKAEVPWRTVYESSTMDIEKWIMMKPKRSFLDGMKPPAVEIGMKVTGAQISKKHTKIVGARKCDRAECKSFVESELFALDAALEFSCY; encoded by the coding sequence ATGGGTAAATCTCAAGAGGCAACAGCTACCAGCTGTGAACTAAGAATCATAAGAGCCAGAAACGTCGAATTTAACTCCTCCGAGAGCTTGTTCGTTAGATGCTACATGTCTGCAGGAAACAATAAAAGAGTTCGATTCGAGAGCAGAGATGTATCATCCTCAAATATGGTGTGGAACCAATCTTTCTCTTTAGATTGTTCTGGAACCAAACAGTCTATGAGCAACATGCTACTGGAAGGAACCATAATCTTTGAACTTCGACAGAGGAGTACGGGAATTTCATTTTTCGGAACAACGGGAAAGTCACAACTCTTGGGAAAAGCTGAGGTGCCCTGGAGAACTGTTTATGAGTCATCAACAATGGATATTGAGAAATGGATCATGATGAAACCGAAAAGGAGCTTTCTAGACGGTATGAAGCCCCCTGCTGTGGAAATCGGAATGAAAGTTACTGGAGCTCAAATATCTAAAAAACATACGAAAATTGTTGGTGCTAGAAAATGTGATCGAGCTGAGTGCAAAAGCTTTGTGGAGAGTGAACTATTTGCACTAGATGCTGCTCTGGAGTTCTCTTGTTACTAG
- the LOC141673408 gene encoding uncharacterized protein LOC141673408, protein MSAGNNKRVRFESRDVSSSNMVWNQSLSLNCFGTKESMSNMVLEGTIIFELRRRSGVSFFGRTGKSQLLGKAEVPWKTVYESSTLDFEKWIVMKPKKSLLDGVKPPAVDIRMKATGAQKRLKNGGAKECERGCKGYVESELFALDAALEFSCY, encoded by the coding sequence ATGTCTGCAGGGAACAATAAAAGAGTTCGATTCGAGAGCAGAGATGTATCATCCTCAAATATGGTGTGGAACCAATCTTTATCTTTAAATTGTTTCGGAACTAAAGAGTCTATGAGCAACATGGTACTGGAAGGGACCATAATCTTTGAACTTCGACGGAGGAGTGGAGTTTCATTTTTCGGAAGAACAGGAAAGTCACAACTCTTGGGAAAAGCTGAGGTGCCCTGGAAAACAGTTTACGAATCATCAACACTGGATTTTGAGAAATGGATTGTGATGAAACCGAAGAAGAGCTTGCTAGACGGTGTGAAGCCCCCTGCTGTGGACATCAGAATGAAAGCTACTGGAGCTCAAAAACGTTTGAAAAACGGAGGTGCTAAAGAATGTGAACGAGGGTGCAAAGGTTATGTGGAGAGTGAACTATTTGCACTAGATGCTGCTTTGGAGTTCTCTTGTTATTAG